A single window of Cydia strobilella chromosome 18, ilCydStro3.1, whole genome shotgun sequence DNA harbors:
- the LOC134749673 gene encoding uncharacterized protein LOC134749673: MGEMCKIQVLLACLVVCTVQAAILDPALYLSPSPPLTGEPRALSEWSGVQADSTESVPAEEQHLESEELEEPQARTFWPAQPSYGIRGIHIPLTFSLTGTYGSNAAPTGIIGSSYRTTGLTGVIGSSYASLSEDLPFGKSGLAGSNYGLYRSGPGTRIYGGSGGAAWSGWGNGKWGHYGKG, from the exons ATGGGTGAAATGTGTAAAATTCAG GTGTTGTTAGCATGTTTGGTTGTCTGCACTGTCCAGGCCGCCATCTTAGACCCAGCTCTGTACTTGTCTCCGAGCCCTCCGCTCACGGGTGAGCCGAGAGCGTTATCTGAGTGGTCTGGGGTGCAAGCTGACTCAACGGAGTCTGTGCCGGCTGAAGAACAGCATTTAG AGTCAGAGGAGCTTGAAGAACCACAAGCACGAACATTCTGGCCAGCCCAGCCGTCATACGGGATCAGAGGCATCCACATCCCTCTCACCTTTAGCCTGACTGGTACCTACGGAAGCAATGCTGCCCCCACTGGCATCATCGGGAGCTCCTACAGAACCACTGGGTTAACAGGCGTTATAGGAAGTAGCTATGCCAGTTTATCAGAAGATCTACCCTTCGGGAAGTCGGGCCTGGCTGGAAGTAACTACGGTTTGTATAGGTCTGGCCCGGGCACTAGGATCTATGGTGGGAGTGGGGGGGCCGCTTGGAGTGGGTGGGGGAACGGCAAGTGGGGGCATTATGGTAAGGGATAA
- the LOC134749325 gene encoding uncharacterized protein LOC134749325: MLGAFIILSLLPVLISCAGDGNIHLLEDEIAEALRSCSVPGDNSKETRQRRSEEYGYDEQYADRTPRIDNNSKPETNQYGHERRNTSMKEQIHVLNATDFDYGGYGAGNGGEKLVNTVPRPAIGADSGNMTSLNRSRRSEPLLNKPDSDQCLSQCVFVNLQVVDSRGIPRESELWARIQGSVTSQQSRTALHDQTRACFQELQSEAEDNGCSYSNKLERCLMLRLADRKTNASGPQTQSSGQH; this comes from the exons ATGTTGGGGGCGTTCATTATCCTCTCTCTACTACCAGTGCTTATTTCATGTGCTGGAGATGGAAATATTCATCTGCTAGAGGACGAAATAGCAGAAGCTCTGCGCTCCTGCTCGGTACCGGGTGATAACAGCAAAGAAACGCGACAGCGGCGCTCGGAAGAATATGGATACGACGAGCAATATGCTGATCGGACACCACGCATCGACAACAACTCAAAACCAGAAACGAATCAATACGGTCACGAAAGACGGAATACTTCCATGAAAGAGCAGATTCATGTTCTGAACGCTACTGACTTTGATTATGGGGGTTACGGGGCAGGGAATGGAGGGGAGAAGCTGGTGAACACAGTGCCGCGCCCGGCGATCGGCGCGGACTCCGGGAATATGACGTCACTGAACAGGAGTAGACGGAGCGAGCCGCTGCTTAACAAACCTGACTCGGATCAA TGTCTTAGCCAGTGTGTTTTCGTAAATCTTCAAGTG GTGGACTCCAGAGGTATCCCGCGTGAGAGCGAGCTGTGGGCACGCATCCAGGGTTCTGTGACGTCCCAGCAGTCTCGTACCGCATTGCACGACCAGACCAGAGCGTGCTTCCAGGAGTTGCAGTCAG AAGCGGAAGACAACGGCTGCTCATACTCGAACAAACTAGAGCGTTGCCTGATGCTGCGGCTCGCTGACAGAAAAACTAACGCTTCAGGACCTCAAACTCAAAGTAGTGGTCAACACTAG
- the LOC134749786 gene encoding uncharacterized protein LOC134749786, with protein MSACTVEVVKILGKYLNVPVGTACYSTEKVVTAVINKRSVEGFATIILRLASQSGVQMTQKQTLLCYQWLEHISMYANQAAANPAFAKSFLQDINKALQRNTYLTGQSLNIADVAAYHVLYPLLERLSISERESLLHLCRWSKHIQAQPNVCVNRPPLPMNTLTLTTLAPAVH; from the exons ATGAGCGCGTGTACCGTGGAAGTCGTGAAAATACTTGGAAAATATCTCAACGTACCGGTTGGCACTGCTTGCTACAGTACGgaaaag GTAGTGACTGCGGTAATTAACAAGCGAAGTGTCGAAGGCTTTGCTacgataattttgcgtttaGCGTCACAAAGCGGTGTACAAATGACGCAAAAACAAACCTTGCTATGCTACCAGTGGCTAGAACACATCTCTATGTATGCCAACCAGGCAGCAGCTAACCCGGCATTTGCTAAGAGTTTCCTACAA gATATTAATAAAGCTTTgcagagaaacacatatctaACCGGACAATCATTAAACATTGCAGATGTGGCTGCCTACCATGTTTTATATCCTTTACTG gaGCGCCTTTCCATCTCTGAAAGAGAGTCATTGCTGCACCTCTGTAGATGGTCAAAGCACATCCAGGCTCAACCGAACGTGTGTGTCAACCGACCTCCTCTACCAATGAACACCCTGACCCTCACTACATTAGCTCCAGCCGTGCATTAG